A single region of the Gracilibacillus caseinilyticus genome encodes:
- a CDS encoding IclR family transcriptional regulator, which translates to MAQVQSVERTFSILEIVAQHPDGVSITALSKEMDLAKSTVHRLLGTLVARGYVQKDTNTGYYQLGVQCLVLASSLLNNLDIRTIAKDALQRLAKYAGEVVHLCIHDKNEVVYIDKVEGEQTLRMYSQIGKRAMMHCTGVGKALLSGFSEQAIDQLMKEKGLPSFTDTTITTKEELEQALLTIEKQGYAIDEQEHEDGIRCIAAPIFDHDGHVIAAISIAGPIERMTKERVEGDLTRAIMKESHDISAKLGYLNK; encoded by the coding sequence ATGGCACAAGTTCAATCAGTCGAGCGTACTTTTTCGATATTGGAAATTGTCGCACAGCATCCGGACGGGGTTAGTATCACTGCCTTATCGAAAGAAATGGATTTGGCAAAAAGCACTGTCCATCGTCTGTTGGGTACATTAGTAGCAAGAGGGTATGTCCAAAAGGATACCAATACAGGTTACTATCAGCTAGGCGTTCAATGCCTGGTATTAGCAAGTTCACTGTTAAATAATTTAGATATTCGGACCATCGCTAAAGATGCGTTACAACGACTTGCAAAGTACGCCGGTGAGGTTGTTCACTTATGCATTCATGATAAGAATGAAGTCGTTTACATCGATAAAGTTGAAGGTGAACAAACACTCAGAATGTATTCGCAAATTGGCAAAAGGGCGATGATGCACTGTACCGGGGTGGGGAAGGCATTGTTATCAGGATTTAGCGAGCAAGCCATTGATCAATTAATGAAGGAAAAGGGGTTACCCTCGTTTACAGATACAACGATTACAACGAAGGAAGAGCTGGAGCAAGCGTTATTGACTATCGAAAAACAAGGTTATGCGATTGACGAACAGGAGCATGAGGATGGAATCCGTTGTATTGCAGCGCCTATTTTTGATCATGATGGTCATGTAATTGCGGCAATCAGCATTGCTGGTCCAATCGAAAGAATGACAAAGGAGCGGGTAGAAGGCGATTTAACGAGAGCGATTATGAAAGAAAGTCACGATATATCTGCTAAGTTAGGCTATCTTAACAAATAA
- a CDS encoding aldose epimerase family protein — MEVKTEVIDVQDQQWKEFTLVNDNGMAVSILNFGGIITKILAPDREGNLENVVIGFDNYTDYLENPGYFGALIGRVAGRIEKAQFEMNGKTYTLPQNEGAHHLHGGEPGFHKSIWTTTPFENNEEVGLTLTLHSKDGENGYPGNLDMNVTYSLTNENAFTITYEGISDHDTVLTTTNHSYFNLSGNLKSDIQDHEISLDSSRFVELDEELIPTGNILDVDGSVYDFREGRPMKDGVTSDFKQNLVANHGYDHYFLFDQDSSENAAVIDHNSGRRLSVVTDQPGVVMYTSNNLPEGLALRERESVRYLGLCLETQASPASIHHEGFPSVWLNKGEKYFTKTTFTFDTID; from the coding sequence ATGGAAGTAAAAACAGAAGTAATCGACGTACAAGATCAGCAATGGAAGGAATTTACGCTTGTCAATGATAACGGAATGGCTGTTTCCATTCTTAATTTTGGCGGAATTATTACAAAAATTCTTGCCCCTGACCGTGAAGGCAACCTGGAAAATGTCGTAATCGGCTTTGACAATTATACCGATTACCTTGAAAATCCAGGCTATTTCGGTGCATTAATTGGTCGTGTCGCTGGCCGAATTGAAAAAGCGCAATTCGAAATGAATGGCAAGACCTATACGTTACCTCAAAATGAAGGAGCACATCACCTTCATGGCGGTGAACCAGGTTTTCATAAATCAATCTGGACGACTACACCTTTCGAGAATAATGAAGAAGTTGGCTTAACCCTAACACTTCATAGTAAGGACGGCGAAAATGGCTACCCTGGAAACTTGGATATGAACGTTACCTATTCCTTAACAAATGAAAATGCCTTTACGATTACGTATGAAGGAATCTCTGATCACGATACAGTATTAACAACAACAAATCACAGTTACTTTAATTTAAGTGGTAATCTAAAATCCGATATTCAAGATCACGAGATAAGTTTGGATAGTAGTAGATTTGTAGAATTAGATGAGGAACTAATTCCAACTGGAAACATCCTTGATGTGGATGGATCTGTTTATGATTTCCGTGAGGGCCGTCCGATGAAAGACGGTGTCACTTCTGATTTCAAACAAAATCTCGTAGCCAATCACGGCTATGATCATTACTTCCTGTTCGATCAAGACAGCAGCGAAAATGCAGCAGTCATTGATCACAACAGCGGACGCCGGTTATCAGTTGTAACAGATCAACCGGGTGTGGTCATGTACACATCTAATAACCTTCCTGAAGGATTAGCACTACGTGAGCGCGAATCAGTAAGATACCTTGGTCTTTGCCTGGAAACACAAGCATCACCAGCTTCGATTCATCATGAAGGCTTCCCATCTGTTTGGCTAAACAAAGGGGAAAAATATTTCACGAAAACAACCTTCACTTTTGATACAATAGACTAA
- the dgoD gene encoding galactonate dehydratase, whose protein sequence is MKITNIETFIVPPRWCFVKVETDEGITGWGEPVVEGKAATVETAVQELSEFLIGKDPLNIEDHWNVMYRAGFYRGGPILMSAIAGLDQALWDIKGKYFNAPVYQLLGGACRESIRVYSWIGGDRPSDVGEAAKKVVDAGFTAVKMNGTEELQYVDSYEKIDHVVERIASVREAVGPYIGIGIDFHGRVHKPMAKILAKELEVFRPMFIEEPVLPENNEALAEISKHTCIPIATGERMYSRWDFKPLFEAGYADIIQPDLSHAGGITEVKKIASMAEAYDVAVAPHCPLGPIALAACLQMDATAHNAFIQEQSLGIHYNKGNDLLDYITDHSVFHYQDGHVKIPQGPGLGIEINEEKVKELAKTGHKWRNPVWRHQDGTVAEW, encoded by the coding sequence ATGAAGATTACCAATATTGAAACATTTATCGTACCGCCAAGATGGTGCTTTGTAAAAGTAGAAACCGACGAAGGAATTACTGGCTGGGGAGAGCCAGTCGTAGAAGGGAAAGCAGCTACTGTCGAAACGGCGGTACAAGAGCTGTCAGAATTTTTAATTGGAAAAGATCCACTGAACATTGAAGACCACTGGAATGTGATGTATCGTGCCGGGTTCTACCGTGGTGGTCCAATATTGATGAGTGCGATTGCCGGATTGGATCAGGCTTTATGGGATATAAAGGGTAAATATTTCAATGCTCCTGTTTATCAGCTTTTAGGTGGTGCTTGTCGGGAATCCATTCGTGTGTATTCCTGGATTGGCGGTGACAGGCCAAGTGATGTTGGAGAGGCTGCTAAAAAAGTAGTCGATGCCGGCTTTACAGCAGTAAAAATGAACGGTACAGAAGAACTGCAATACGTAGACAGTTATGAAAAAATTGATCATGTGGTCGAAAGAATTGCTTCTGTCCGGGAAGCGGTTGGACCATACATCGGTATTGGCATTGATTTTCATGGAAGGGTTCACAAACCGATGGCCAAAATACTTGCCAAAGAATTAGAAGTATTTCGTCCCATGTTTATAGAGGAGCCTGTTTTGCCGGAAAATAATGAAGCGTTAGCCGAAATATCCAAGCATACTTGCATTCCGATTGCGACTGGCGAACGGATGTATTCACGCTGGGATTTTAAACCGTTATTTGAAGCAGGTTATGCCGATATTATTCAACCTGATCTATCACATGCTGGTGGTATTACGGAAGTGAAGAAGATTGCCTCGATGGCGGAAGCTTATGATGTCGCGGTTGCACCACACTGTCCATTAGGTCCAATTGCACTTGCTGCCTGCTTACAGATGGATGCAACGGCTCATAACGCTTTTATTCAGGAGCAAAGCCTAGGCATTCACTATAATAAAGGAAATGATCTGCTAGATTATATAACTGATCACTCTGTTTTCCATTATCAAGATGGACACGTGAAGATTCCGCAAGGACCAGGGTTAGGAATTGAAATAAACGAAGAAAAGGTAAAAGAATTAGCGAAAACGGGACATAAATGGCGTAATCCAGTATGGCGTCATCAGGATGGAACCGTAGCAGAATGGTAA
- the galT gene encoding UDP-glucose--hexose-1-phosphate uridylyltransferase, which yields MAEITNLVNTLVDKAVEKELIEASDRIYSRNQVLGILEEVAYQEDAPALELDIPDVLEKLADLAVEKQLIEGLLDEREQLTAKIMDAFLSKPSEINAAFYQKYQDSAEAATDYFYQLSKDSNYIQTKRIAHNIQFKTPSAYGELDITINLSKPEKDPEQIRREKEMKQDSAYPKCLLCAENEGYVGRIGHPARSNHRIIEVPLEDESWFLQYSPYVYYNEHSIIFAREHRPMKIDWNSFARLTAFVEKFPHYFVGSNADLPIVGGSILSHDHYQGGHYTFAMTDAEEEFAFDLGAFSDVKAVVVKWPLSVIRLRHQDRHKLVEASDYILQKWRDYSDPDADILAYTDTTPHNTITPIARKRNGQFEMDLVLRNNRTTDEHPMGIFHPHEDVHHIKKENIGLIEVMGLAVLPPRLKDELEIIKQHLLDETITVADYHANWVQSIKDSFESITEANVDKIVEDELGKKFARVLEDAGVYKTDTAGRTAFKRFLSHLNEA from the coding sequence ATGGCAGAGATTACAAATTTAGTAAACACCTTAGTAGACAAAGCCGTCGAAAAAGAACTAATTGAAGCAAGTGATCGAATCTACTCCCGTAATCAGGTACTAGGAATTTTAGAAGAAGTAGCTTATCAGGAGGATGCTCCAGCACTAGAGCTGGACATTCCTGACGTCTTGGAGAAGTTAGCGGATCTCGCAGTAGAAAAGCAATTAATCGAAGGATTACTGGATGAACGGGAGCAGCTTACAGCCAAAATAATGGATGCCTTCCTGTCGAAACCATCCGAAATTAATGCTGCTTTCTATCAGAAATATCAAGATTCAGCAGAAGCTGCTACCGATTATTTTTACCAACTAAGCAAAGACAGTAATTATATCCAAACAAAGCGAATTGCCCATAATATTCAGTTCAAAACGCCTTCCGCCTATGGAGAGTTAGATATCACAATAAACTTATCAAAGCCGGAAAAAGACCCAGAACAAATAAGACGCGAAAAAGAAATGAAACAGGATAGCGCCTATCCAAAATGTTTGCTTTGTGCAGAGAACGAAGGTTATGTCGGACGGATTGGTCACCCAGCCCGCTCGAACCACCGAATCATTGAAGTTCCGTTAGAAGATGAGTCCTGGTTCTTACAATATTCACCGTACGTTTATTACAATGAACACAGTATCATTTTTGCACGGGAACACCGACCAATGAAAATCGATTGGAATTCTTTCGCAAGGCTGACCGCTTTTGTGGAGAAGTTCCCACATTATTTCGTTGGTTCCAATGCTGACTTACCGATTGTTGGCGGCAGCATCCTGTCGCATGACCATTATCAGGGCGGACATTATACCTTTGCAATGACGGATGCAGAAGAAGAATTCGCCTTTGATTTGGGTGCTTTTTCCGATGTCAAAGCAGTTGTAGTGAAATGGCCATTATCGGTCATTCGCCTGCGTCACCAAGACCGCCACAAGTTAGTCGAGGCATCCGATTATATTTTACAAAAATGGCGTGACTATAGTGATCCGGATGCAGATATACTCGCATATACCGACACAACACCACATAATACGATTACGCCAATCGCTCGTAAGCGAAATGGACAATTTGAAATGGACCTTGTGCTTCGTAACAATCGCACCACTGACGAACATCCAATGGGTATTTTCCACCCACATGAAGACGTTCACCATATCAAAAAAGAAAACATCGGATTAATTGAGGTTATGGGACTTGCTGTATTACCTCCTCGTCTCAAAGATGAGTTAGAGATTATTAAACAACATCTGCTGGATGAAACGATAACGGTTGCAGACTATCATGCGAATTGGGTACAATCAATAAAGGATAGTTTTGAAAGCATTACCGAAGCAAACGTGGACAAAATCGTCGAGGATGAATTAGGAAAGAAATTTGCCCGAGTATTAGAAGATGCAGGTGTATACAAAACAGATACTGCAGGACGCACCGCATTCAAACGATTTCTGTCACATCTAAACGAAGCATAA
- a CDS encoding sugar kinase, whose amino-acid sequence MDVVTIGETMALFTPETQGKMRYSSYFSRKFAGAETNVAIGLERLGFNAGWISKVGDDELGKALLSFVRGEGVDVSSVTTDDRAQTGLYFKELRTENDVRVYYYRAGSAASRIAPDNIKEDYIANAKYLHLTGITSALSESCHQAVLQAIQYAKKHQVTIVFDPNIREKLWPSKEKAKEVLLQLSALADVVLPGISEAKYLFGEQELAEYGRLFIENGASTVILKEGSKGAHYFSEKESGFVPSYPVDRVVDPIGAGDGFAAGVLSGLLESMPLKRAIARGNATGAMVTMVNGDVEGLPDVEEIAHFMKKDKEDVNR is encoded by the coding sequence ATGGATGTCGTAACAATAGGTGAAACGATGGCCCTGTTCACTCCAGAAACGCAAGGGAAGATGCGCTATTCGTCCTACTTTTCCCGGAAGTTCGCCGGAGCAGAAACGAATGTAGCGATTGGATTAGAACGGTTGGGGTTCAATGCTGGATGGATCAGCAAGGTTGGCGATGATGAGTTGGGCAAAGCACTTCTCTCCTTCGTTCGCGGAGAAGGGGTCGATGTCTCTTCTGTAACAACGGATGACCGGGCACAAACTGGTCTATATTTTAAAGAGCTGCGAACAGAGAATGATGTCAGGGTCTACTATTATCGTGCGGGATCGGCAGCGAGCAGAATAGCACCCGACAATATTAAGGAAGACTATATTGCGAATGCGAAATACCTTCACCTTACAGGGATCACGTCAGCCTTAAGCGAGAGCTGTCATCAGGCGGTATTACAAGCGATACAATATGCTAAAAAACATCAGGTGACGATTGTGTTTGACCCGAACATTCGAGAGAAATTATGGCCATCCAAAGAAAAAGCGAAAGAAGTACTCTTACAGCTGTCGGCTCTAGCGGATGTTGTTTTGCCGGGTATAAGTGAAGCGAAATACCTTTTTGGCGAACAGGAATTGGCCGAATACGGCAGACTGTTTATCGAGAATGGTGCCTCTACCGTTATTTTGAAAGAAGGAAGCAAGGGGGCTCATTATTTTTCTGAAAAAGAGAGTGGATTTGTCCCGAGTTATCCGGTGGATCGAGTGGTTGACCCAATTGGGGCAGGAGACGGCTTTGCGGCAGGAGTACTTTCTGGTTTATTGGAAAGCATGCCTCTAAAGCGAGCAATCGCCAGAGGCAACGCGACCGGAGCGATGGTGACGATGGTCAATGGAGATGTCGAAGGGTTGCCAGATGTAGAGGAAATCGCCCATTTTATGAAAAAAGACAAAGAGGATGTTAATCGGTAA
- the galE gene encoding UDP-glucose 4-epimerase GalE, whose protein sequence is MRILVLGGAGYIGSHAVYQLMDQGYEVVVIDNLLTGHEGAIHPEATFYNGDIRDIDFLREVFSHEQIDGVLHFAANSLVGESMENPLKYFDNNVYGTQVLLQAMTEFDIKHIVFSSTAATYGEPEQVPITETMPTQPTNTYGETKLTMEKMMKWTEAAHGTRFVSLRYFNVAGARSTGEIGEDHRPETHLIPIVLQVALNQREHISIFGDDYNTEDGTCIRDYIHVEDLIDAHILALKYLKEGGDSNVFNLGSSQGFSVKEIIDAARKVTNHEIPAVVAPRRAGDPSTLIAASDKAKRILGWNPRRTDIDRILTDAWNWHQANPHGYKED, encoded by the coding sequence ATGCGTATTTTAGTTTTAGGTGGAGCGGGATATATTGGTTCCCATGCTGTCTATCAATTAATGGATCAAGGATATGAGGTAGTGGTGATTGATAACTTGTTAACAGGACACGAAGGTGCCATTCATCCAGAAGCAACCTTCTATAACGGAGATATTCGTGATATCGATTTTCTTCGCGAAGTGTTCAGCCACGAGCAGATCGATGGCGTTCTTCACTTTGCGGCAAACTCATTAGTCGGGGAATCCATGGAAAATCCGCTTAAATATTTTGATAACAATGTGTACGGTACACAAGTCCTTTTGCAAGCTATGACCGAGTTTGACATTAAACATATCGTCTTCTCTTCGACAGCAGCAACTTACGGAGAGCCTGAACAAGTACCAATTACCGAAACGATGCCAACACAACCGACTAACACGTACGGTGAGACAAAGCTGACAATGGAAAAAATGATGAAATGGACCGAAGCGGCACACGGTACTCGATTTGTTTCGCTACGCTATTTTAATGTGGCGGGAGCTCGCAGCACAGGTGAAATTGGTGAAGATCACCGTCCGGAAACTCATCTGATTCCGATCGTCTTGCAAGTAGCGTTAAATCAACGTGAGCATATCTCGATATTTGGCGATGACTATAACACAGAAGATGGCACATGTATCCGCGATTATATTCATGTAGAGGATTTAATTGATGCCCATATTCTTGCATTAAAATACTTGAAAGAAGGTGGAGACAGTAACGTCTTCAACCTGGGAAGCAGCCAAGGCTTTTCAGTAAAAGAAATTATCGATGCCGCTCGTAAAGTAACGAATCATGAAATTCCTGCCGTCGTAGCACCAAGAAGAGCTGGTGATCCTAGTACGTTGATCGCTGCTTCGGACAAAGCAAAACGAATTCTCGGCTGGAATCCTAGGCGAACGGATATTGACCGCATTTTAACAGATGCTTGGAACTGGCATCAGGCAAACCCACATGGTTACAAGGAGGATTAA
- a CDS encoding bifunctional 4-hydroxy-2-oxoglutarate aldolase/2-dehydro-3-deoxy-phosphogluconate aldolase produces METLQNIYQHKLVAIIRGVAPKDVMDVTKALYEGGIRTLEITADTPKVLEIIEKVRTEFHDEMIVGAGTVLDAETARAAIMAGSQFIFSPTVDIDTIKLTKRYGVVSIPGAMTPTEILTAYENGGDLIKVFPATILGPTYLKDIKGPMPHIPLMPTGGVNLDNISDYFKVGAKAAGLGSALVRGQDSYSAADLQALTARAQQFTAKL; encoded by the coding sequence ATGGAAACCTTGCAAAACATTTATCAGCATAAATTAGTGGCGATCATCCGCGGTGTTGCACCTAAGGATGTTATGGATGTTACGAAGGCTTTGTATGAAGGCGGTATCAGAACGTTGGAAATTACCGCAGATACGCCGAAAGTATTGGAGATAATTGAAAAGGTAAGAACAGAATTCCATGATGAAATGATTGTCGGTGCTGGAACGGTATTGGACGCGGAGACAGCACGTGCTGCTATCATGGCAGGTTCACAGTTTATCTTTTCGCCAACGGTAGACATCGATACGATTAAGCTAACCAAAAGGTATGGTGTGGTCAGCATTCCAGGGGCGATGACCCCCACTGAAATACTAACAGCTTATGAAAATGGCGGGGATTTGATTAAAGTATTTCCTGCTACCATTTTAGGTCCAACCTATTTGAAAGACATTAAAGGACCGATGCCTCATATTCCGTTAATGCCAACAGGTGGTGTTAATCTCGATAATATCTCGGATTACTTTAAAGTAGGTGCCAAAGCAGCAGGGCTTGGCAGTGCGTTAGTACGTGGACAGGACAGCTATTCAGCAGCGGATCTTCAGGCATTAACAGCAAGAGCACAACAATTTACAGCAAAACTGTAA
- a CDS encoding glycoside hydrolase family 2 TIM barrel-domain containing protein: MTKDWQTLSVLERNRTKARAHYIPYADQQTAKNDVRSDSDRFQLLNGKWKFAYFPTDQHVPDDVAQCDVSDWDDLYVPSNWQMHGYGIPHYTNKQYPFPIDPPHIPTENPTGVYRRTFYIDSEWEEKQVYLRFEGVDSAFHLLINGAEVGYSQGSRIPSEFAISDYVQPGENELTVKVYQWSDASYIEDQDMWWLSGIFRDVYLLTRPTCHVEDFFVRTLLDEDYQDATLQVETVLNIDPGSDYQLQFQLFDSQDVLLKEWETALAGRTTVTSVEVKNPTKWSAESPALYQLLISLKHDNQVVEVIPAQVGFRFIELNNGLMLVNGKAIKLKGVNRHDHHPDLGKAVPLEWMIEDVKLMKRHNINAVRTAHYPNDPRFYKLCNEYGLYVIDEADLECHGFEYIGKPHMISDDKEWQEAYLDRMIRMVERDKNEPSIIMWSLGNESGYGQNHDAMYQWTKERDPSRLVHYEGECRTIMNASAKDPSADPISSDMFTTMYTDIDVLENLGTKDFLKTPHILCEYAHAMGNSPGALKEYWETFYRYPRLQGGFVWEWMDHGIRRTTGEGTEYFAYGGDFCDQPNDSNFVMDGLVMSDHTPSPALAEYKKVLEPVKIESFNWGEKTVNVTNRYDFISLGHLQLIWTLELDGKMIESGAVLLEDVKPFETKRIELPLETQSLAEDVWLHVKCVLTKDFDWAKAGYEIAWSQFAVSATAKQTPLIRMQHGHLSVMEHREQLQINSAAFSIAFNKIKGELAQWDVQGESLLSRAPNLNVWRALIDNDVYETNQWKPVSNMSYWKQFGLHWLQHRLDQFDYQMSEDGKKVEVKATVRSAPPKLAWSIDTTYTYHIFASGDIRVNVQGSFNGEVPETIPRIGLQMKVPTDFQQVSWNGGGPGEAYVDSKEASRQGVWSSTVNDLFTNYAVPQENGNRHQVKWMSLSAEQATGLLVIGEPVFDFSVQCYDMENIDQARHTYDLTEAEALTVNLDYKQHGLGSASCGPDVLQQYQLRPEDFSFTLRLVPYASEEDAASLAKTLLE; encoded by the coding sequence ATGACAAAGGATTGGCAAACATTATCTGTATTGGAACGGAACAGAACAAAGGCAAGAGCACATTATATTCCATATGCAGATCAGCAGACGGCAAAAAACGATGTGCGTTCTGATTCAGATCGTTTTCAACTGTTGAATGGCAAGTGGAAATTTGCGTATTTTCCGACAGATCAGCATGTGCCGGACGACGTAGCTCAGTGCGATGTCAGTGATTGGGATGACTTGTACGTGCCATCGAATTGGCAAATGCATGGCTATGGTATTCCACACTATACGAATAAACAATATCCATTTCCGATTGATCCGCCACATATACCGACAGAAAATCCTACAGGTGTTTATCGGCGAACTTTTTACATTGATTCTGAGTGGGAAGAAAAACAAGTGTACCTTCGTTTTGAAGGAGTCGACAGTGCTTTTCATCTTCTGATCAACGGTGCGGAAGTAGGATATAGTCAAGGCAGTCGTATCCCGAGTGAATTTGCAATATCCGATTATGTACAACCAGGAGAAAATGAGCTTACCGTGAAAGTGTATCAATGGTCAGACGCCAGTTATATTGAAGACCAGGATATGTGGTGGCTGAGTGGTATTTTCCGTGATGTGTATTTACTAACACGTCCAACTTGTCACGTGGAAGACTTTTTTGTCCGAACTTTACTGGACGAAGATTATCAGGATGCTACGTTACAAGTAGAAACAGTGCTCAATATCGATCCGGGTAGTGATTACCAGCTTCAATTCCAATTATTCGATTCACAAGATGTGTTGTTGAAGGAATGGGAGACAGCGTTGGCTGGCAGAACAACGGTTACATCAGTAGAAGTGAAAAATCCGACGAAATGGAGCGCGGAAAGTCCAGCATTATATCAATTGCTCATTTCCTTAAAGCACGATAACCAGGTGGTGGAAGTGATTCCAGCACAAGTCGGTTTCCGCTTCATTGAATTGAATAATGGTCTGATGCTCGTAAATGGAAAAGCGATCAAATTAAAAGGTGTCAACCGCCATGATCATCATCCAGACCTCGGTAAAGCAGTGCCGTTAGAATGGATGATCGAGGACGTGAAGCTGATGAAGCGCCACAATATTAATGCTGTTAGAACGGCGCATTATCCGAATGATCCTCGTTTTTATAAGCTGTGTAATGAATATGGGCTGTATGTCATCGATGAAGCGGACTTAGAATGTCACGGTTTTGAGTACATCGGTAAGCCGCATATGATCAGTGATGATAAGGAATGGCAGGAGGCCTATCTCGATCGAATGATACGGATGGTGGAACGAGATAAAAATGAACCATCGATTATTATGTGGTCATTAGGAAATGAATCTGGTTACGGGCAAAACCATGACGCCATGTATCAGTGGACGAAAGAACGTGATCCTTCTCGTCTCGTGCATTATGAAGGAGAATGCCGCACGATCATGAATGCGAGCGCCAAAGATCCGTCTGCTGATCCCATTTCTTCTGATATGTTTACAACAATGTATACAGATATCGATGTATTAGAAAATCTGGGCACGAAGGATTTCTTAAAAACCCCTCATATTCTCTGTGAATATGCGCATGCGATGGGGAACAGTCCTGGTGCGCTAAAGGAATATTGGGAAACGTTCTATCGCTATCCGAGATTGCAGGGTGGTTTTGTCTGGGAATGGATGGATCATGGAATTAGGAGAACAACTGGAGAAGGTACGGAATATTTTGCCTATGGTGGCGATTTTTGTGATCAGCCGAATGATTCCAACTTTGTCATGGATGGATTAGTCATGTCTGATCATACACCATCACCAGCACTTGCTGAGTACAAAAAGGTGCTTGAGCCTGTAAAAATAGAAAGTTTTAATTGGGGAGAGAAAACGGTAAACGTAACGAATCGCTATGATTTTATTAGCCTTGGTCATTTACAACTGATTTGGACGCTTGAGCTGGATGGCAAGATGATCGAAAGTGGAGCTGTGTTGTTAGAGGACGTAAAGCCCTTTGAAACGAAACGAATTGAATTACCACTTGAAACGCAGTCACTTGCTGAGGATGTCTGGCTGCATGTTAAATGTGTGCTGACGAAGGATTTTGATTGGGCAAAAGCAGGTTATGAGATCGCATGGTCACAATTTGCAGTGTCTGCCACAGCGAAGCAAACACCATTGATTCGAATGCAGCATGGTCATTTATCGGTAATGGAGCATCGAGAGCAATTGCAGATTAATTCTGCAGCCTTTTCGATTGCCTTCAATAAAATAAAAGGAGAGCTTGCGCAGTGGGACGTGCAAGGAGAGAGCTTGCTGTCACGCGCACCGAATTTAAATGTATGGCGAGCTTTAATTGATAACGACGTATATGAAACCAATCAGTGGAAACCGGTGAGCAACATGAGCTACTGGAAACAATTCGGCTTACATTGGTTGCAGCATCGCCTTGATCAGTTTGACTATCAAATGAGCGAAGACGGTAAGAAAGTGGAAGTAAAGGCGACTGTCCGGAGTGCTCCTCCAAAATTGGCGTGGTCCATTGATACGACGTACACCTATCACATTTTCGCAAGCGGTGATATTAGGGTGAACGTCCAAGGTTCCTTTAACGGAGAGGTGCCGGAAACAATTCCGAGAATCGGTTTGCAAATGAAAGTACCAACAGACTTTCAGCAGGTAAGTTGGAATGGTGGGGGGCCAGGCGAAGCTTATGTCGATAGTAAAGAGGCTTCTCGTCAAGGCGTGTGGTCAAGCACAGTGAATGACTTGTTTACCAATTACGCCGTGCCACAAGAGAATGGTAATCGCCATCAGGTGAAATGGATGAGCTTATCTGCTGAACAAGCAACAGGATTGCTCGTCATTGGTGAACCTGTCTTTGATTTCAGCGTGCAATGCTATGATATGGAAAATATCGATCAGGCGCGTCATACGTATGATTTAACAGAAGCGGAGGCACTGACCGTCAACCTTGACTATAAACAACATGGATTAGGGTCAGCGAGCTGTGGTCCTGATGTGTTACAGCAGTATCAGTTACGACCAGAAGACTTCTCATTTACGCTGCGGCTGGTGCCATATGCTAGTGAGGAAGATGCAGCTTCTTTAGCAAAAACATTGCTGGAATAA
- a CDS encoding STAS/SEC14 domain-containing protein — translation MIEIANIENSSIVEISASGKLKKEDIQQVDDFFDNKVSDLEKVNVLLLLENWEGLTFKALIEDFKMIKHWKSFHKTAFVADSKYLKEDSKLESLFPSTKIEYFNLDQKEMAKMWLEEWACQEKCVSHSKYFNTRSLRWS, via the coding sequence ATGATTGAAATTGCAAATATTGAAAACAGCTCAATTGTAGAAATTAGCGCAAGTGGAAAATTAAAAAAGGAAGACATTCAGCAAGTCGACGATTTCTTTGACAACAAAGTAAGTGACTTAGAAAAAGTGAATGTGCTGCTCCTGTTAGAAAATTGGGAAGGGTTAACCTTTAAAGCACTAATAGAAGATTTCAAAATGATTAAGCACTGGAAAAGCTTCCATAAAACTGCCTTTGTTGCGGATAGTAAATATCTGAAAGAAGATTCTAAGTTAGAAAGTCTCTTTCCAAGTACGAAGATTGAGTATTTTAACTTGGACCAAAAAGAGATGGCGAAAATGTGGTTAGAAGAATGGGCTTGTCAAGAAAAGTGTGTAAGTCATTCCAAATACTTTAATACACGATCCTTGAGGTGGTCATGA